A window of the Eretmochelys imbricata isolate rEreImb1 chromosome 7, rEreImb1.hap1, whole genome shotgun sequence genome harbors these coding sequences:
- the CD248 gene encoding endosialin has translation MLCLWLLLTGLVGPVRGAWPGPEAAWPGLEAACGPEGCYVVFFQRRSFLESWRSCRERGGNLATLKRHEEAAQVAELLQATGPGTGQQRLFWIGLQRQPRQCFPQRPLRGFTWTTGDQDTLYTNWARAEPAGGAACSASRCVVLSYGPAAQENFQWLEGSCTLPVDGFLCHFGFAGMCHGLATEETGPVSYTTPFGRVSSALSHIPFGTVASVACGNAAPVSVLCMQQDDGAVGWSKEEPLCGEEQGDWCEGDNGGCQQLCVDEGPSYSCECHAGHTLLPDGHSCAPADGCQNHPCQFECVPGEAGGYRCLCPVGYTLASDGRACEDTDECATGPCEQLCDNFPGGFQCRCQLGYEEDGAGGCADRDECGTAPCEHQCENTEGSYLCLCHLGFSPAEEAPEHCVDNDECQIPGVCQQMCVNYVGGFECYCTEGYELEADGISCAPLAEPPALATRQQTFYPRFRDQQEWGAEVLQVLGTDEPFSLTQEFSDPTASHSGLSPAAPHPSTGHSAPRPFTAPPATTTSPPIPSTTTAPPDLTTGPPIPSTTTRIPPTSTARPEPTDGPPVPHTSPAITPTIGPPTPSTSPPSPRSPRSPGAPASPYSMGEGDPAADRARAPLPPSEDPSTSPGGERARRKRDDRWLLVALLVPLCVFLVIMVALGIVYCTRCGARAKSRSVTQCYRWVTSAGGKGPPHPSAGAHPTTCRTSV, from the coding sequence ATGCTGTGTCTCTGGCTGCTCTTGACTGGGCTGGTGGGGCCAGTGCGGGGTGCCTGGCCGGGGCCCGAGGCTGCCTGGCCGGGGCTCGAGGCTGCCTGCGGCCCCGAGGGCTGCTACGTTGTCTTCTTCCAACGCCGCAGCTTCCTGGAGTCCTGGCGGAGCTGCCGGGAGCGCGGCGGGAACCTGGCCACACTCAAGCGCCACGAGGAGGCCGCCCAGGTGGCGGAGCTGCTGCAGGCCACAGGCCCGGGTACAGGGCAGCAGCGGCTCTTCTGGATCGGGCTGCAGCGCCAGCCACGCCAGTGCTTCCCGCAGCGCCCACTGCGTGGTTTCACCTGGACCACCGGTGACCAAGACACGCTCTACACCAACTGGGCGCGGGCCGAGCCGGCCGGGGGTGCTGCTTGCTCGGCCTCGCGCTGTGTGGTGCTGAGCTATGGCCCGGCCGCGCAGGAGAATTTCCAGTGGCTGGAGGGTTCGTGCACCCTGCCCGTGGACGGCTTCCTCTGCCACTTCGGCTTCGCTGGCATGTGCCACGGGCTGGCCACGGAGGAGACGGGGCCCGTGAGCTACACGACGCCTTTCGGCCGGGTCAGCAGCGCCCTGAGCCACATCCCCTTCGGCACGGTGGCGTCCGTGGCCTGTGGCAACGCAGCCCCTGTCTCGGTGCTGTGCATGCAGCAGGACGACGGCGCCGTGGGCTGGTCCAAGGAGGAGCCCCTGtgcggggaggagcagggggactggTGCGAGGGTGACAATGGGGGCTGCCAGCAGCTGTGCGTGGACGAGGGTCCCAGCTACTCCTGCGAGTGCCACGCCGGCCACACCTTGCTGCCCGACGGGCACTCCTGCGCCCCAGCCGATGGCTGCCAGAACCACCCCTGCCAGTTTGAGTGTGTGCCAGGAGAGGCCGGAGGGTACCGGTGCTTGTGCCCCGTGGGCTACACGCTGGCCAGCGACGGGCGTGCGTGCGAGGACACGGACGAGTGTGCCACGGGCCCGTGTGAGCAGCTGTGTGACAACTTCCCCGGCGGCTTCCAGTGCCGCTGCCAGCTGGGCTACGAGGAGGACGGGGCCGGGGGCTGCGCCGACCGGGATGAATGCGGCACCGCCCCGTGTGAGCACCAGTGCGAGAACACCGAGGGCTCCTACCTGTGCTTATGCCACCTGGGCTTCAGCCCGGCCGAGGAGGCACCCGAGCACTGCGTTGACAACGACGAGTGCCAGATCCCCGGCGTCTGCCAGCAGATGTGCGTCAACTACGTGGGCGGCTTCGAGTGCTACTGCACCGAGGGCTACGAGCTGGAGGCTGACGGCATCAGCTGTGCCCCCCTGGCAGAGCCCCCCGCGCTGGCCACCAGGCAGCAGACCTTCTACCCGCGCTTCAGGGACCAGCAGGAGTGGGGGGCGGAGGTGCTGCAGGTTTTGGGGACGGACGAGCCATTCAGCCTGACCCAGGAGTTCTCCGACCCCACTGCTTCCCACTCCGGTCTCTCTCCCGCAGCCCCGCACCCCAGCACCGGCCACTCAGCCCCTCGCCCCTTCACTGCCCCCCCAGCAACCACCACCAGCCCCCCAATCCCTTCCACAACCACTGCTCCCCCAGACCTCACCACTGGCCCCCCAATCCCCAGCACCACCACCCGGATCCCTCCCACATCCACTGCCCGCCCAGAGCCCACCGATGGCCCCCCAGTTCCTCACACGAGCCCCGCTATCACTCCCACAATtggccccccaacccccagcaccagcccccCAAGCCCCAGATCTCCAAGGTCCCCTGGTGCTCCTGCCTCACCCtacagcatgggggagggggaccctgCGGCAGACAGGGCCAGGGCTCCGCTGCCTCCTTCAGAGGACCCCAGCACCTCTCCAGGCGGGGAGCGGGCACGGAGGAAGCGGGATGACCGGTGGCTGTTGGTGGCACTGTTGGTGCCCCTCTGCGTCTTCCTGGTGATCATGGTGGCATTGGGCATCGTGTACTGCACCCGCTGCGGTGCCAGGGCCAAGAGCCGCAGCGTCACGCAGTGCTACCGCTGGGTCACCAGTGCGGGGGGCAAGGGGCCCCCGCACCCCTCTGCAGGGGCCCACCCGACCACCTGCCGGACCAGCGTCTGA